A genomic window from Gemmatimonadota bacterium includes:
- a CDS encoding UvrD-helicase domain-containing protein gives MNTLENKSITPHWMMRLLGARTATILISSDSLILERGGGKRFALCAENLTREDVLHRGRLFFELVLPTDRGEERLKGLGKSEVEGFFDWLEDYWYWLEESQKFASEVRRCAEEINLLLDEGYLRSSRLLKVKAMAQDMLDQFRMVPAVGYLDRKRHADFTLVQEVAHWGDQEVEDFRAQYVKRLKEAFSTFFDGVESNPLSESQRDACVIDEDNNLVLAGAGTGKTSAMVGRAGFLVESGQARPDEILMLAFANKAAREMQERLDERVDKKGVVASTFHKLGKDIIASVEKVQPSISPLATDGALLEKHVDGWFEALLAIPTYRQWVLDYLGYYRYQEVNPFDFKTQGEYFEYIFANEIRTLKGEMVKGLGELWIANHLFMLGVAYRYEADYEHETRSPEYRQYQPDFYLPDYGIYLEHFGIDRDGNTAPYVEKKKYHAGMEWKRGVHEKYETRLIETFHYEYSEGRLLIGLQEKLIQAGVQFNPRSTDEMLDTLREFGAIRDLTPLLADLLRRYKSHLPRPDQPWTEFVQGDDLSLAQQQALKIVVPIYEKYEAFLKENKHIDFDDMIGRAIAYVQCGRFVSPWRYILVDEFQDISEPRARLVRALRESVGACSLFCVGDDWQSIYRFTGSDIRFTTDFEARFGATKITVLDKTFRFNNSICDVASRFVIENPAQVKKALTTHAMVNYPAVSLLREKRRRGSEADLDDRLDRVLAHVAERAEEGSSVYLLGRFRFNLPNDTQMMMLRKRFPSLSIACNTVHGAKGLEADYVVVLGLERGQYGFPSQKTSHSLLEALLPALDPFPHSEERRLFYVALTRAKQRVYLIGDMANASEFLVELLKNKYPLALDDFETRLEQAFFERIRCVKCKTGTLVAVQGKSFYGCSNYPLCNHTESGCQQCGNPMQRVGRFKICLDADCDSWLPVCPKCGADMVQRKGRYGVFWGCRNFRGDDDISCRHTENNISFSS, from the coding sequence TGATTTTGGAGAGGGGCGGGGGCAAACGCTTTGCCTTATGCGCTGAAAATTTGACGCGAGAAGATGTATTACACCGGGGGAGGCTGTTTTTTGAACTGGTGTTGCCGACGGATCGCGGAGAGGAGCGGCTGAAGGGGTTGGGCAAATCAGAGGTGGAGGGATTTTTCGACTGGTTGGAGGATTATTGGTATTGGTTGGAGGAGTCTCAAAAGTTCGCGTCAGAGGTGCGGCGGTGTGCCGAGGAGATTAATCTATTGCTGGATGAAGGTTATCTGCGCAGTTCCCGTTTGTTGAAGGTAAAAGCGATGGCGCAGGATATGCTCGATCAGTTTCGCATGGTGCCGGCGGTAGGGTATTTGGATCGCAAGCGCCATGCCGATTTTACGCTGGTGCAGGAGGTGGCGCACTGGGGCGATCAAGAGGTGGAAGATTTTCGCGCGCAGTATGTCAAGCGCCTCAAAGAAGCGTTTTCGACCTTTTTTGATGGGGTGGAGAGCAATCCGCTGAGCGAGAGCCAGCGCGATGCCTGTGTGATAGACGAGGACAATAATCTGGTGCTGGCTGGTGCGGGTACTGGCAAGACGAGTGCGATGGTGGGGCGTGCGGGTTTTTTGGTTGAGAGCGGGCAGGCACGGCCCGATGAGATTCTTATGCTGGCTTTTGCGAATAAGGCGGCACGAGAGATGCAGGAGCGGCTGGATGAGCGCGTGGATAAGAAAGGTGTTGTTGCGAGTACGTTTCACAAGTTGGGCAAGGATATTATTGCTTCGGTCGAGAAGGTGCAGCCTTCGATTTCTCCTCTGGCAACAGATGGCGCGTTGCTTGAGAAGCATGTCGATGGGTGGTTTGAGGCGTTGCTCGCGATTCCGACCTATAGACAATGGGTTCTGGATTATCTGGGTTATTACAGGTATCAGGAGGTCAATCCCTTTGATTTTAAAACCCAGGGGGAGTACTTTGAATATATTTTTGCGAATGAGATTCGCACCTTGAAGGGGGAGATGGTAAAGGGTTTGGGTGAGTTGTGGATTGCCAATCATCTGTTTATGCTGGGGGTGGCGTATCGATACGAGGCTGATTATGAGCATGAGACGAGGAGTCCAGAGTATCGGCAATATCAACCCGATTTTTATCTTCCAGATTACGGTATTTATCTGGAGCACTTTGGTATAGACCGCGATGGGAATACGGCGCCTTATGTGGAGAAGAAGAAGTATCACGCGGGGATGGAATGGAAGCGCGGAGTTCACGAGAAGTACGAGACGCGCTTGATTGAGACCTTTCACTACGAATATTCCGAAGGTCGCTTGCTAATTGGCTTGCAGGAAAAATTAATACAGGCCGGGGTACAATTTAATCCGCGTTCGACAGATGAGATGCTGGATACGCTGAGGGAGTTTGGGGCGATTCGCGATTTGACTCCGTTGCTCGCAGATTTGTTGAGGCGGTATAAGAGCCATTTGCCTCGTCCAGATCAACCGTGGACAGAGTTTGTTCAGGGCGACGATCTGAGTCTGGCTCAGCAGCAGGCTTTGAAAATTGTGGTGCCGATTTATGAGAAGTATGAAGCATTTTTGAAAGAAAATAAGCACATTGATTTTGACGATATGATTGGCAGGGCAATCGCGTATGTGCAATGTGGTCGCTTTGTTTCGCCCTGGCGGTACATTCTGGTGGATGAGTTTCAGGATATTTCCGAGCCGCGTGCGCGGTTGGTCCGGGCGCTGAGAGAGTCTGTTGGTGCGTGTTCTCTGTTTTGCGTGGGCGATGATTGGCAGTCGATTTATCGCTTTACGGGTAGTGATATTCGGTTTACTACGGATTTTGAGGCGAGGTTTGGGGCGACTAAAATTACGGTGCTGGATAAGACTTTTCGGTTTAATAATAGTATTTGCGATGTTGCTTCCCGGTTTGTGATTGAGAATCCGGCTCAGGTTAAGAAGGCGTTGACTACGCACGCGATGGTAAATTATCCCGCGGTTTCACTGTTGCGCGAGAAGAGGCGTCGCGGTTCAGAGGCGGATCTTGACGATCGGTTGGATCGTGTGCTGGCGCATGTCGCCGAGCGGGCGGAAGAGGGTAGTTCGGTTTATTTGTTGGGCAGGTTTCGTTTTAACTTGCCCAATGACACGCAGATGATGATGTTGAGGAAGCGGTTCCCTTCTTTGTCTATTGCGTGTAATACCGTTCACGGTGCGAAGGGTTTGGAGGCGGATTATGTGGTGGTGCTGGGGCTTGAACGCGGTCAGTACGGTTTTCCTTCGCAGAAGACTTCGCATTCTTTGCTCGAGGCGTTGTTGCCCGCGTTAGATCCTTTTCCACATTCGGAGGAGCGCCGTTTGTTTTATGTTGCGCTGACGCGCGCCAAACAGCGCGTGTATTTGATTGGGGATATGGCGAATGCTTCTGAGTTTTTGGTCGAGTTGTTGAAGAATAAATATCCGCTGGCGCTGGACGATTTTGAGACCCGTTTGGAACAGGCGTTTTTTGAGCGCATTCGCTGTGTGAAGTGCAAGACGGGTACGCTTGTTGCCGTGCAGGGAAAGTCGTTTTACGGTTGTAGCAATTATCCGTTGTGCAATCATACTGAGAGCGGATGTCAACAGTGTGGCAATCCGATGCAGCGCGTTGGGCGATTTAAAATATGTCTCGATGCCGATTGTGATTCATGGTTGCCAGTTTGTCCGAAGTGTGGCGCGGATATGGTTCAGCGCAAGGGGCGCTATGGGGTTTTCTGGGGGTGTAGGAATTTTCGCGGAGATGATGATATTTCTTGCCGGCATACGGAGAATAATATTTCTTTTTCTTCGTGA